Genomic segment of Candidatus Abawacabacteria bacterium:
TTCTGTGACCTACACTGACAACGAGCACGGCACTGCTGATGAGATCGAAATCAATGTTGAAAACTCTGATCTAAGATGGATAGATTCATGGTATCCAGAAAAAGGCGATATTATTAGTTTGATGATTGGCTATGAAGGTGAAAAGCTCCTTCCTTGCGGTAGTTTTGAAATAGATGAGTGTGAGGCAAATGGTCCTCCAGATACGCTCACAATCAGAGGTATAAGCACTAATATCACAAAAGCGCTACGACAAAAAAATACAAAAGCTTATGAAAACACATCTTTAAAACAAATTGCTGAAGAAATTGCACAAAAGCACGGTTTTACAATAGTTGGGAATGTGCAAAATATACAATTTAAGCGTAAAACACAGAAAAATATGACAGATTTGAGTTATCTTCGTCAACTGGCAGAAGAATACGGACAGGTCTTTAAAATTGTCGATAACAAGCTTGTATTCTATGAAATTGAAACTTTAGACGCAGCAAATACAGTTCATTCAATAGATAGAAAACAATTAAAATCTTATAGCCTGCGAGATAAAGCCGATCAAACCTTTAAAGCTTGTGAGGTTAATTATTTTAACCCCAAAACTAAAAAGCTTGTATCTGCGAGTGTTTCAACAAGTGAAACAAAAAAAGGCGATGTGCTGAAATTATCAGAAAGAGCCGAAAACAAAGCTCAGGCAGAGGCCAAAGCAAAAGCAGCACTAAAAAGAACTAATAACCTTAAAACTGAAGGCACATTGGAATTTGAAGGCGAACCAATTGTTGTTTCTGGATCAAATATAAACTTAACTGGAATGAAAAAACTCTTTGGCAAATATGCTGTTGTTAAATCAACTCATACGCAATTTAAAACTGATGGTTATTCCACATCGGTGGAGGTCAGAAGAATTGCTTAAGTTTGGTGTAGTTGTTGCTATCGATGAAGAAAAAGTTAAAGCTAGAGTAGAATTCCCTGATCTGGATAATATGGTTAGTTACTGGTTATCAGTAGGCCAGGATTTTTCGCTCAAAGATCAAGACTACAAAATGCCTTCCATAAAT
This window contains:
- a CDS encoding phage protein D; translation: MSLKVRKPVWILEYDHKDITTEISPFVNSVTYTDNEHGTADEIEINVENSDLRWIDSWYPEKGDIISLMIGYEGEKLLPCGSFEIDECEANGPPDTLTIRGISTNITKALRQKNTKAYENTSLKQIAEEIAQKHGFTIVGNVQNIQFKRKTQKNMTDLSYLRQLAEEYGQVFKIVDNKLVFYEIETLDAANTVHSIDRKQLKSYSLRDKADQTFKACEVNYFNPKTKKLVSASVSTSETKKGDVLKLSERAENKAQAEAKAKAALKRTNNLKTEGTLEFEGEPIVVSGSNINLTGMKKLFGKYAVVKSTHTQFKTDGYSTSVEVRRIA